From the genome of Nicotiana sylvestris chromosome 1, ASM39365v2, whole genome shotgun sequence:
GCAAAGGTGGGAAAGATGAGACAGGCTCAGGAACTAATGCATGAGATGCAAGTCAGAGGGGTTATACCAAATTCTTCAACATATGACATACTAATAGTTGGATGGTGCAAGCTATCAAAAAGTGTGGAGCTTGAAAGGTCATTAAAACTGTCATACCGGGGTGAGGTAAGGAAATTACTTGAAGAGATGAAAGATAAAGGTTTCACTCCAAAAGAAACCACCCTTTGCTATATCAGTCCTGCCTTTTCGAAATCAGGAGAAAACAATGACACAGAATGGTGGTTGAGCAGATGGCACAAGACGAAGCAGAGTTGATCCCTTGAAAATCAAGATGTTTCTCAAGGATagaatttctttattttttggttTCTCTCTCCTGAGTTGAAACATAAGGTTAAGTGATGTGGATGAGAAAAGCGAGCTGATCTGAAGAGACAAAGCAAAGGACCTggagaaagaaaaatgagaaatCAGGACAACTGTATATGCTTTTCAAGAATTTTTGTGAGTTTTTCTTTCCCAGCGCTCATGTTGTGTTTATGCGTGTTTTCCACCTCATGTTCTTCTATTTCCATTGTATAGGAAGTCAAAATGTTTTATATTCATTAGAATTAAGCTTTTCCGCTAATGCAATCTAACTACAATGATTTATGTTTAGACCAATAATTTACAAACTATACAAGTATACCATCAATCCTAAATCATGTAGATGGTAAATAGAAGTCTGTCAAATTTTATAATAGAATTACAAAAGATATTTATCAGTGTagaattttctttttcaatttccacACAATTTTGTGGCAACCTACAGCAGAAAATATGATAGTTAATTGGGGACTAAGGGGGTAATTTGGTATATGTGCTTTGCCAAAATAGTGCTAACAATGACAACAATTATGCCTCAATCCTAAAGGACCAAACTGATCAGGTCAACCATGTGCATTAACCTTTTTACTTTAGCTGGCATATTAATATGCTTGTGTAAATTCCATCTGCTCTtgtaaaaggaagaaaaaaaatttgACATTGTTTTTCTAAATGTAGAACCAACATGATGAGCTTGAAGCAAAGTTTCTCGAGAAGGCTGCACTTGAAGCTAAATACCAGAAGCTGTATGAACCGTTGAATACAGAGGTGAGAAGAAGAATTTTTTTAGTTGTTTGTTCCATGTCTGCTTGTTGGAGTTGAAATTAGCTCTTTTCCttccaaaaagacaaaaagaaatatGGTTTGGCTGTCCTTTCATGTTTTATGATTTTGTGGATGTGTTGCACAGATATGAAATAGTAAATGGAGTTGTCAAAGTGTAGGGTCTTAATGAAGCTCCCATGAACAACCAGGTGGGAATAGAAAGACTGAAAATGATTAAATTTAGTTATTGTATAGTTTCTTTCATCCATGCAGATTGATCGATAGGCTTCGATTTTGTCATTAGTGCGAAAATTTAGTGCGGAGAAAGGTGTTCTCAACTTCTGGCTGACTGCAATAAAGAATAATGAGATATTAGCAGAGTAGGTAAATAACAATTCATGTAAATATTTTGTCATTCAAAATACCTATCATTTAACTGAGTGCAAATGACTTTGCTTTAGATCTTACAGTGTGACGAAGAAGCTTTGAATTGCCTCAAGATATCAAGTGGTGCAGTATTGATGATCGAAAGGGTTTTAAGCTTCACATCCTCTTGATACAAAACCTTTTCTCGAGAATTCTGTCTTGACTAAAACCTATCACatgattgatgatgatgatgagtatatattgAAGAAGGCCATAGGGTAGGTTTTAACTTCTCGTTGTTTTGATTTTGTATCATGTGATCCTTTCTTGTTTGTTCATTGGATTGGGGAATCTTGGAGGACCGAATGGTATCCACATAAAGGCTTGAAACACGAGATCCTGAAAAGGAAGCCAAAGGGGTCAAAAAGTGATAAACCCATAATAAGGACTGATACCTTCAAAAGCGTTTCCAATATCTTTAATCTGCCACAAGTAGCTGAAGATGAGGATGACAACGATGAAAATGGTTGTAGGTTCAACAATTTTGATTTTGTTCATTTACTCTGTATGCGATGCAGAATGTTCTTGACCTGATTTCATGAGTGTGTCAAATATGTCTTGACAGGGCCTGAAGATGACATTGGAGAAATTGCTGGTTTCTTATTAGctttggatttccttttcagtCCACATGTCATTCAATCTGTCAACAACTTCTACGTGTTCGATGAGTTATATGGTGCCATCCAGTGGCGAAGACAGTAATTTCCCCAAGGGTGTTCAAAattgaaagaagtaaaaaaattccccaacaaatggtgttcaatatatattatatacctctaaaatctaatattttacttatatacatAGTATAATTTTTCAACGACCAATTGACCACCCTTAATACAATGTAGCTTCGCCCATGGTGCCATCATTAGGAAGGAGTTAGATTGGAGTGAATATGATATTTCCATTTGGCCCTCCAATTTTGCAACTCAACAATTGTGGCCAAAATCATCCCCCGTGTTAGTGTCATGGTTTATGGTGAGGCTCTTGCAGGGGATGAATTTGAAGATATTGAAGAAGATGATGACCATTATGAGGATGAAGAAGGGGAGAAGAGCAAAAAATATGTGCTATTAGTTCGGCATGTTTCTACAGATGTTTGAAATTTTCGAATTTTGCCTTATTAGTTTTCTATTTTTGGAGATGCTGATAGTTTTTTGGGTCTGTCCATATGATGTTCTTCAGTTGTCCTTTTAGTCATCAGCACCAAAGGTGAGATGAATGGCTTTGGTGGCATTTTTCTTAGGTGATGCCGTAAATTGCCTTTCATTTTCTTTAGTACGTGACATATTTATTCAACAAAATTGTAGAAGAGTGCCATACCACGAGTTAGAGAAGGTCAACATGGAGAACGTCTTCCAGAGGTGAAAGCAACAGTAGTTTGTCTTTTGCCCATGACAGCTGATGTAAAAAATTGAATTATGGTATGCGCTACTCACCTTAAAGGTGCATTTTATTCCTAAGAAAGTTGCAATATGTGACACTCATTTTTGTTTCTTAAGTTTTTTCGGCAAAACTGAATGGTGAGTTTATGTTCCACATTGGAACAATGCTACCTAGCTCAGAGTTTACATCAGCTAATGCTGTAAGGAAAGTATCTAGCATCAACATCCAGCCTTGTAAATACCTTATTTTTCTATCTCAGAGATTGCTCTGCTTCTTAAATTTCGAAATGGACGGatgttttccttcttcttttttttcttttctgttgcAGTAAAAGTGCCAATGCGATTGAGCATGCTTGAGTGAGAGGGCTTGCAGTTATACCACAGAAAATTTTCTGTGATTGGGATAAACCCCGTGTTTCTTTCCTGAAAAGGTTTTAGAATGGTTCCTCTTATATAGCTCCAGTTGAATGTCT
Proteins encoded in this window:
- the LOC138874979 gene encoding nucleosome assembly protein 1;4-like, translating into MIDDDDEYILKKAIGTEWYPHKGLKHEILKRKPKGSKSDKPIIRTDTFKSVSNIFNLPQVAEDEDDNDENGCRFNNFDFVHLLWPEDDIGEIAGFLLALDFLFSPHVIQSVNNFYVFDELYGAIQWRRQ